From one Notolabrus celidotus isolate fNotCel1 chromosome 2, fNotCel1.pri, whole genome shotgun sequence genomic stretch:
- the LOC117808218 gene encoding L-selectin-like, with amino-acid sequence MKLTLIFLLGCCLAETTFGWTYHYINKTMNWTKAREWCQTTYTDMVVIQNQDENNYLVSKLPNRTGSPYYWIGITKQHKNETWTWIGNNSTWIGKESWAANEPNNNHSTEFCVEIYVSHNANRGKWNDEKCANKKSPVCYKAQCEETSCENGRCQESIENTTCLCEPGFEGDRCQTAVQCPPLSHPDNVYLSCSGGNLTINSTCQFKCHLDFLMIGPTTVTCGATGIWKGPRPTCSRYEQALMAVAGCGALSTFCCICLCWMKRRKRKKLAQESLKKHLVHPVRHWDEGQLEFMFYCNIFIMTSVLNKYPF; translated from the exons ATGAAGCTGACACTTATCTTCCTCCTCG gttgctgcttggctgaGACCACCTTTGGCTGGACGTATCACTACATCAACAAGACCATGAACTGGACCAAGGCCCGAGAGTGGTGCCAGACCACGTACACAGACATGGTAGTCATCCAAAACCAGGATGAGAACAACTATCTGGTGTCAAAGCTTCCAAACAGAACTGGGTCCCCCTATTATTGGATAGGAATCACTAAGCAACATAAGAATGAAACCTGGACCTGGATTGGGAATAACAGCACATGGATTGGTAAAGAGTCATGGGCGGCCAATGAGccaaacaacaaccacagcacTGAGTTTTGCGTTGAAATCTACGTGAGCCACAATGCAAATAGAGGGAAGTGGAACGATGAGAAATGTGCTAATAAAAAATCCCCTGTCTGTTacaaag ctCAATGTGAGGAAACATCTTGTGAAAATGGGAGATGCCAGGAGTCCATTGAAAACACAACCTGCCTCTGTGAACCTGGCTTTGAGGGGGACAGGTGCCAAACAG CTGTGCAGTGCCCCCCTCTGTCTCATCCTGATAACGTATACCTGAGCTGCTCCGGAGGAAATCTGACAATCAACTCAACCTGCCAATTTAAATGTCACTTAGACTTCCTAATGATAGGACCAACAACTGTCACCTGTGGGGCCACTGGGATCTGGAAGGGCCCAAGGCCTACTTGCTCAA GGTACGAACAGGCTCTAATGGCTGTGGCTGGGTGTGGAGCCCTCTCAACCTTCTGCTGCATCTGTTTGTGCTGGATGAAACGCAGAAAAC GAAAGAAACTTGCACAAGAAAG CCTGAAGAAGCATTTAGTCCACCCAGTGAGGCACTGGGATGAAGGACAACTGGAATTTATGTTTTACTGTAATATATTTATAATGACCAGTGTGTTGAACAAATATCCATTTTAG
- the LOC117832373 gene encoding E-selectin-like, with the protein MTFGSKTSSSWISLIFLCTALCMLSGVDSWSYFFSNTTMSWQKARTWCQTHYTDMVAIQNQEEIEYLNQWLPKKRTYYWIGIRKLNNAWTWVGTNKALTEEATNWAQGEPNNGKDGQTGGLNEDCVEMYIKRDQQPGKWNDERCGKFKTALCYTAACMNNSCPHGDCVETINSHKCVCNEGFYGEKCEHVIECDKDEVTVPYKGSVHCTHKNANFSFDTSCQYSCEEGYQLSMPGPLTCTASGKWSAQPPTCELVQCPTLSPPSRGSMQCSGPLGQSSFSSTCVFTCDEGYTLTGSSSNALQCEASGSWNDSQPLCSAVQCPDLKELENGVISCGNNTDMRFSNGNTCRFSCAQGYHLVGPSRVTCTSAAEWSERMPRCEAITCKNPVGEAQLITECNQPTTDLRPDSTCSFSCEAGFELQGSKTIQCSEDGEWSTAIPTCKAISCSAPEVPTNTQMNCSPSLSSTISDLTLHPHGMVCTFSCDEGHEMQGASSMKCAQTGQWTSTPPTCTAMRCPLLEAPENGQVNCSNDEQVYNSQCVFTCDEGYSVDGHDLLICDPSGSWTGEAPTCQAPTSQVTVIASSVATAGTMLSGLSAAMWILKRLKRRANKFELNSNSEIEPPPQHYKNSIDSLI; encoded by the exons ATG ACTTTTGGATCTAAGACTTCATCATCATGGATCAGCTTGATCTTTCTTTGCACAG CGCTGTGCATGTTGTCTGGTGTAGACTCCTGGTCCTACTTCTTCTCCAACACCACCATGAGCTGGCAGAAAGCTCGGACATGGTGCCAGACGCATTACACAGACATGGTGGCCATCCAGAACCAGGAGGAGATTGAGTATCTCAATCAGTGGCTCCCTAAGAAACGCACCTACTACTGGATCGGAATCCGCAAGCTCAATAACGCGTGGACCTGGGTTGGGACCAACAAGGCTCTGACAGAAGAAGCAACTAACTGGGCGCAAGGAGAACCAAATAATGGCAAGGACGGGCAGACTGGAGGGTTGAATGAGGACTGTGTGGAGATGTATATTAAAAGGGATCAGCAGCCAGGAAAGTGGAACGATGAGCGATGTGGGAAGTTTAAGACTGCTCTGTGCTACACAG CTGCCTGCATGAATAACTCCTGCCCCCACGGAGACTGTGTAGAAACCATCAACAGCCACAAATGTGTTTGCAATGAAGGCTTTTATGGAGAAAAGTGTGAACACg TTATTGAGTGTGACAAAGATGAGGTGACGGTCCCATATAAAGGAAGTGTACACTGCACTCACAAGAATGCAAACTTCTCCTTCGACACCTCGTGCCAATATTCCTGTGAGGAAGGATATCAGCTGAGTATGCCCGGTCCCCTGACATGCACAGCCTCTGGAAAGTGGTCAGCGCAGCCTCCTACATGTGAAT TGGTTCAGTGTCCGACACTGTCTCCTCCATCAAGAGGATCAATGCAGTGCTCTGGTCCTCTGGGCCAGTCCAGCTTCAGCTCCACCTGCGTGTTCACCTGTGATGAAGGCTACACTCTTACCGGATCCTCATCCAATGCTCTGCAATGTGAAGCATCAGGTTCCTGGAATGACTCTCAGCCACTGTGTTCAG CTGTTCAGTGTCCAGATCTCAAAGAGCTAGAGAATGGGGTTATCAGCTGTGGAAACAATACAGACATGAGGTTCAGCAATGGAAACACCTGCAGATTCAGCTGTGCTCAAGGCTACCACCTAGTGGGACCAAGCAGGGTGACATGCACATCTGCAGCTGAGTGGAGTGAGAGGATGCCTCGCTGTGAAG cTATCACTTGTAAGAATCCAGTGGGAGAGGCTCAGCTGATCACAGAGTGTAACCAACCCACTACTGATCTGAGACCAGACTCCACCTGCAGCTTCAGCTGTGAAGCAGGCTTTGAACTGCAGGGATCAAAAACCATCCAGTGTTCAGAAGATGGAGAGTGGAGTACAGCCATACCCACCTGCAAAG CAATAAGCTGTTCTGCTCCTGAAGTTCCAACAAACACCCAGATGAACTGCAGCCCCTCTCTGTCTTCAACTATTTCCGACCTGACCCTCCACCCTCATGGTATGGTCTGCACTTTTAGCTGTGATGAAGGCCATGAGATGCAAGGTGCATCCAGCATGAAGTGTGCACAAACAGGCCAGTGGACTTCAACACCACCAACCtgcacag CGATGAGATGCCCATTGCTTGAAGCTCCTGAAAACGGGCAGGTCAACTGCTCCAACGATGAGCAAGTGTACAACTCACAGTGCGTTTTCACATGTGATGAGGGTTACTCAGTTGATGGACATGACCTGCTAATCTGTGATCCCAGTGGCAGCTGGACTGGAGAGGCACCCACCTGCCAAG CTCCAACATCTCAAGTCACAGTCATTGCCTCTAGTGTGGCCACAGCGGGCACTATGTTATCCGGTCTGTCTGCGGCCATGTGGATCTTGAAACGACTGAAGCGGAGAGCTAACAAGTTTGAGCTTAACAG CAACTCCGAGATAGAGCCTCCTCCACAGCACTACAAAAACAGCATTGACAGCCTCATCTAG
- the si:dkey-51e6.1 gene encoding 14 kDa phosphohistidine phosphatase, producing the protein MLYILGRPLNRLRGSVGSVTKATVAMADALAKIPDVEIDPEGTFKYILVRVKVKDGDAHKEIVRGTKSAEYHNHIFEKVNPAMEALGMECKCLGGGKIEHNNQDKKLRVFGESTAFGKADHAASVEKLKSAFSDYEITWSDDTK; encoded by the exons ATGTTGTATATACTCGGTAGACCACTGAACAGGTTAAGGGGGTCAGTCGGCTCTGTCACTAAAGCTACAGTCGCAATGGCAGACGCTCTGGCTAAAATCCCTGATGTGGAGATTGATCCAGAAGGAACCTTTAAGTACATTCTGGTCAGGGTGAAAGTAAAAGATGGCGATGCGCATAAAGAAATAGTCCGAGGCACTAAAAGTGCAGAGTATCACA ATCATATATTTGAGAAAGTCAACCCAGCTATGGAAGCCTTGGGGATGGAGTGTAAATGCCTTGGAGGAGGAAAGATAGAGCACAACAACCAGGACAAGAAATTAAGGGTGTTTGGTGAATCAACT GCGTTTGGTAAAGCAGACCACGCTGCGTCTGTGGAGAAGTTGAAGAGTGCCTTCAGTGACTATGAGATCACCTGGTCTGATGACACAAAATAG